One Lacunisphaera limnophila DNA window includes the following coding sequences:
- a CDS encoding MbcA/ParS/Xre antitoxin family protein translates to MKRKTAVQLGKLAKQLPVASPAKARRLADRIVRGFYGRSIAEQMHIGLMAQSVVASAAIEGEMMDLDTVRQVVVRNTDLLKTLPDLVRSIFPHDRSAAWWMKTPCSALRGRIPARLAKTKVGRAEVKSYLVGVGHGNFQ, encoded by the coding sequence TTGAAAAGAAAAACCGCAGTCCAATTAGGCAAGCTCGCCAAGCAACTTCCTGTTGCATCGCCGGCCAAAGCTAGGCGCCTTGCTGACAGGATCGTGCGCGGATTCTACGGGCGATCGATAGCGGAGCAGATGCACATTGGGTTGATGGCTCAATCGGTCGTCGCGTCGGCCGCCATCGAAGGAGAGATGATGGACCTGGACACGGTCCGCCAGGTGGTAGTGCGCAATACCGACCTTTTAAAAACCTTACCGGACCTGGTGCGCAGCATTTTCCCCCACGATAGATCCGCCGCATGGTGGATGAAAACCCCGTGCTCTGCGCTTCGGGGACGGATACCTGCTCGGCTGGCTAAGACCAAGGTCGGTCGCGCTGAGGTGAAGTCATACCTGGTCGGGGTAGGGCACGGAAACTTTCAATAG
- a CDS encoding endonuclease/exonuclease/phosphatase family protein, with amino-acid sequence MKIGLWNIDHPTTNSGSQTKEDRFLAIAQYLTVADCDIYIILEANSAMSLPGYFSEFSDESPFKPLHRYYGEPNKYHQVAIYSKTPIQLLEVTEPINGLLCQVTSPFGPLTLYGNVITIKDRWVKGSKMTYTARLSEQLEAIEKVPKNMTLIGGDFNFRLGVPRWLSPHQQMLSQSLKQGLMWPTQEREDTVQHVMHTNDLTARVSLDFSIRHSATGEKRLSDHPYMGIDLNSV; translated from the coding sequence ATGAAAATTGGCCTTTGGAATATTGATCATCCGACGACTAATTCCGGCAGCCAGACCAAGGAAGATCGATTTCTGGCAATAGCCCAGTACCTAACGGTCGCCGACTGCGACATCTACATTATCCTCGAGGCAAATTCCGCGATGAGTTTGCCGGGGTATTTCTCCGAATTCAGTGACGAAAGTCCGTTCAAACCCCTGCACCGATACTACGGGGAGCCGAACAAATACCATCAGGTCGCGATATACAGTAAGACTCCCATTCAACTCTTGGAAGTGACTGAGCCGATCAACGGACTTCTTTGCCAGGTAACGTCGCCATTCGGTCCCCTCACCCTCTATGGGAACGTAATCACCATCAAAGACAGATGGGTTAAGGGGAGCAAAATGACCTATACCGCCCGCCTCAGCGAGCAATTAGAGGCAATTGAGAAGGTCCCCAAGAATATGACGCTTATCGGCGGCGACTTCAATTTTAGACTCGGAGTGCCACGATGGCTTTCGCCACATCAGCAAATGCTCAGTCAGTCTTTGAAGCAGGGTCTCATGTGGCCAACCCAAGAGCGGGAGGACACCGTCCAGCATGTCATGCATACGAACGATCTGACTGCCCGGGTTTCATTGGATTTCTCGATACGCCACTCGGCCACGGGCGAAAAGCGTCTGAGTGACCATCCATACATGGGTATCGATTTGAATTCCGTTTAG
- a CDS encoding AAA family ATPase, with translation MVSSSPTVSHPPGHSYPVTDLLFVSQENDQEWIIENLIRPGDQVLLAGAPKSGKSLLGLQLALFVALGGKPKHTKRRFMFQQGAALEIDPVTGQPPENIIEVKTPRKVLYLSWEMGTRSVSARLSKQLEGLGFTMPSKSTPADPALNDLPLFHVFELPPPTGGKEPRRSLQVVVQSPNNRAKTAAEETFERKDDFEDLKALIKAAEPELVIIDTLIQMHQLNENSNIEMKAVMQAVRAACVRPSPKDREKEERVAHVILHHMRKEGPQSYGPSGAESMRGAGSIHSEADLALMLWKNNSQYNLTGSARDVAVDDLVLWRDKGSLLFWAESKADLGERFEGYLASLMFAFLSDQAVWSKPEGVSKGDAMVWIKNNAETVAEGVRWTKDTEVPENRITLLFERLATNGLIAALPIHTKGGRGKQKCYKLELNMPITEATVRDAVGRQQYRSASKRRRKTPASKVPKDTVTSEGLVNPAGNPKADGHEGGPPGSSLQPTS, from the coding sequence ATGGTGAGTTCCAGTCCTACTGTTTCACATCCCCCCGGTCATTCCTATCCAGTTACAGACTTATTGTTTGTCTCACAAGAGAACGACCAGGAGTGGATCATCGAAAATCTCATCCGCCCTGGGGATCAAGTCCTATTGGCCGGTGCGCCTAAGTCAGGAAAGTCTCTGCTAGGCCTTCAGCTTGCGCTGTTCGTCGCTCTCGGCGGTAAACCGAAGCATACGAAGAGGAGATTCATGTTCCAGCAGGGAGCAGCATTAGAGATCGACCCGGTAACAGGTCAGCCGCCGGAAAATATAATTGAAGTCAAAACGCCCCGTAAGGTGCTTTACTTGTCTTGGGAAATGGGGACACGCAGCGTGAGCGCCCGCCTGAGCAAACAATTGGAGGGCCTCGGCTTCACAATGCCTAGCAAGAGCACGCCTGCTGATCCGGCATTGAACGACTTGCCACTCTTTCACGTATTTGAATTGCCGCCACCAACCGGGGGTAAGGAACCTCGACGCTCCCTCCAAGTGGTAGTACAATCGCCGAATAATCGGGCCAAGACCGCCGCAGAGGAAACGTTTGAGCGGAAAGACGACTTTGAGGATCTAAAGGCCCTGATCAAAGCAGCTGAACCGGAGTTGGTGATTATAGATACCCTCATCCAGATGCATCAGCTCAACGAAAATTCTAACATTGAGATGAAGGCTGTGATGCAGGCGGTGCGCGCAGCCTGTGTGCGTCCGTCCCCTAAGGACCGGGAGAAAGAAGAGCGAGTGGCCCATGTGATACTTCACCATATGCGAAAGGAGGGCCCACAATCGTATGGCCCTTCTGGAGCTGAATCGATGCGCGGTGCTGGATCGATTCATTCTGAAGCCGATCTGGCGTTGATGCTATGGAAGAATAACTCCCAATACAATCTCACGGGGAGCGCCCGCGATGTTGCCGTGGATGACCTCGTATTGTGGAGGGACAAAGGTTCGCTGCTTTTCTGGGCCGAAAGCAAAGCGGACCTGGGGGAGCGCTTCGAGGGCTACTTGGCCTCACTGATGTTTGCATTCCTTTCCGACCAGGCAGTTTGGTCCAAACCGGAAGGTGTATCCAAGGGAGACGCTATGGTTTGGATCAAAAACAACGCCGAAACAGTTGCGGAGGGCGTGCGATGGACGAAGGACACCGAGGTGCCCGAGAACCGTATCACCTTATTATTCGAGCGCCTCGCCACGAATGGGTTAATCGCCGCACTGCCGATCCACACCAAAGGGGGTAGGGGCAAGCAGAAGTGCTATAAGCTCGAACTGAACATGCCGATCACGGAAGCCACCGTCAGGGATGCTGTCGGTCGCCAGCAATACCGTTCGGCAAGTAAGCGCCGGCGGAAAACCCCTGCAAGTAAAGTACCAAAAGATACAGTAACTTCCGAAGGTTTAGTAAACCCCGCCGGAAACCCTAAAGCTGATGGGCATGAGGGAGGCCCTCCGGGCTCCTCCCTTCAGCCCACCTCTTAG
- a CDS encoding HNH endonuclease, protein MARFPAWVFGGGPTISTASDHAQSGWPSIFKRDRYQCIYCSRGFSHDLHELLGSTTDHIVPQSLFGNPREANHPNNLAASCAVCNNLKGNYRPPEGDPAWSTRGSLVQKAREHIAAARARKLIVYRRHLADADMKPTPDCHAMESVSSDDN, encoded by the coding sequence ATGGCTCGCTTCCCAGCATGGGTCTTTGGAGGTGGACCAACAATCTCCACCGCGTCTGATCATGCACAGAGCGGATGGCCTTCGATCTTCAAGCGGGATAGGTATCAATGCATTTATTGCTCCCGCGGTTTTTCGCATGATCTGCACGAGCTGCTCGGCTCAACAACAGATCATATTGTGCCACAAAGCCTGTTCGGGAACCCGCGAGAGGCAAACCACCCAAACAACTTGGCCGCATCCTGTGCGGTCTGCAATAACCTCAAGGGTAACTACCGGCCACCAGAGGGTGATCCGGCGTGGTCGACCCGGGGCTCGCTCGTCCAGAAAGCAAGGGAGCACATAGCGGCCGCGAGGGCCCGAAAACTCATCGTCTATCGCCGTCATTTGGCCGACGCGGATATGAAGCCGACTCCCGATTGTCATGCCATGGAATCGGTCTCCTCTGATGACAACTGA
- a CDS encoding helix-turn-helix domain-containing protein: MSPAKPRRHHQVLGLYLKGVSLHEISQRTGLSRQTIWRITREAKQTRSHGGLRVSRCKIPTSLNESLRVRIRIYRQDGEPYAEKAVEWLRTYHQVVVTPAAIYSWISRRRLKNRRG, translated from the coding sequence ATGTCACCTGCCAAGCCACGGCGGCATCATCAGGTCCTTGGACTCTATCTCAAGGGGGTCTCGCTACATGAGATTAGCCAACGCACGGGTCTCTCACGGCAGACCATTTGGCGAATCACAAGAGAGGCTAAGCAGACACGTTCCCACGGAGGTTTGCGCGTATCGCGCTGCAAGATTCCTACGAGCTTGAACGAAAGTCTACGTGTAAGAATCCGGATATATCGCCAGGATGGGGAGCCGTATGCGGAAAAGGCAGTGGAATGGCTACGCACATATCATCAGGTAGTGGTTACCCCGGCGGCGATTTACTCTTGGATCTCGCGCCGACGCCTGAAAAACCGAAGGGGGTAG